The following coding sequences are from one Anolis sagrei isolate rAnoSag1 chromosome 6, rAnoSag1.mat, whole genome shotgun sequence window:
- the LOC132779058 gene encoding tigger transposable element-derived protein 3-like, producing MSPKGKAQGQPGSGEDQSPKRMKEEEEGDGDGCLEPRPKTGKGRGNGLLRQSPSVGDGAQRTGCKVGAGPRGPPSFGICRIPAAEEVPHWCLECGRNFGQRAEMEKHASHHHAGRHSYICGDCGRSFVDRASHTGRGPGPSALHHSGCRRRVLPSEGAVPRKERKELSLQEKVRVLEMLEGPKVSQSELAKRFGVSQPQICRIIKNKERILAEWGKNGDPGRKRKMEERLPQCSDGAAQWFGASINGLRLQEKARRLSDAVGRLPLSWANGSKAKPKANRKQDTEVTEEQHWENAEKQNSEPAEDRNWKNTVLPDILRKYDPSEIYACAEVTLLLRATPRKEDAKDRLTVLLCANMDSSDKRDPLIVGKGCPTFGVPQELPPAMYRAEGQARMTAALFAEWLWAFNEEAKAGQRHLALLVTPCAAHPLVDLSNVKMVFVPRHENHPLELGTSRAFRCHYRRRMLTRLVVALGGRTSGSRGHLALSDAIHLSIQAWSEVGPETIRGGFLAAGFVPNPDIFPTPSTEVVQALGFKSQEQFKQFISVDEGLGCSGDEGGMEGQGLRVEEEEEEDEEKTDESALLPCPSQAEVVESLAKLRRCFECHSASPEMFQVFYKLEDAVHGMFLSQMHTHSAEAPNQD from the exons ATGAGCCCCAAAGGCAAAGCCCAAGGCCAGCCGGGCTCAG GAGAGGACCAGTCTCCAAAAAggatgaaggaggaagaagaaggagacggAGACGGATGCTTGGAGCCACGTCCGAAGACAGGTAAAGGCAGAGGGAACGGCCTCCTTCGTCAGAGTCCATCAGTTGGCGACGGAGCACAAAGGACAGGCTGCAAAGTGGGTGCTGGACCCCGAGGGCCCCCTTCTTTTGGCATCTGCAGGATTCCCGCGGCGGAAGAGGTGCCGCATTGGTGCTTGGAGTGCGGCAGGAACTTTGGCCAGAGAGCGGAGATGGAGAAGCACGCCTCGCATCATCACGCCGGTCGGCATTCGTACATCTGCGGCGACTGCGGACGGAGCTTTGTGGACCGTGCCTCGCACACCGGACGGGGCCCAGGGCCCTCGGCGTTGCATCACTCCGGGTGTCGCCGGAGAGTTCTTCCTAGCGAGGGTGCCGTGCCGCGCAAGGAGCGCAAGGAGCTCTCCCTGCAGGAGAAGGTCCGAGTGCTGGAGATGCTGGAAGGCCCCAAAGTCTCCCAGAGCGAGCTGGCGAAACGCTTTGGTGTCTCCCAGCCCCAGATCTGCCGCATCATCAAGAACAAGGAGCGCATCCTGGCCGAGTGGGGCAAGAACGGTGATCCCGGGCGCAAACGGAAGATGGAGGAGAGGCTCCCACAATGCAGTGACGGTGCAGCGCAGTGGTTCGGTGCATCGATCAACGGACTGCGTCTCCAAGAGAAAGCCCGGCGTTTGTCGGACGCCGTCGGGAGGCTGCCGTTGAGTTGGGCGAACGGCTCGAAAGCCAAGCCGAAAGCCAACCGGAAACAGGACACCGAGGTGACAGAGGAGCAGCATTGGGAAAACGCCGAGAAACAGAACAGTGAGCCGGCGGAGGACCGTAATTGGAAAAACACCGTCCTCCCCGACATCCTACGAAAATACGATCCGTCCGAAATATACGCCTGTGCCGAAGTCACCCTCTTGCTTCGGGCAACGCCAAGGAAGGAAGATGCTAAGGACCGGCTCACCGTCCTGCTTTGTGCCAACATGGATTCTTCTGATAAGCGGGACCCTCTGATCGTCGGCAAGGGATGCCCCACTTTCGGGGTCCCGCAGGAGCTGCCCCCCGCCATGTACAGAGCCGAAGGTCAAGCCCGGATGACCGCCGCCCTCTTTGCTGAATGGCTCTGGGCGTTCAACGAAGAGGCCAAAGCCGGGCAGAGGCACCTGGCACTTCTTGTCACACCTTGTGCTGCACACCCTCTGGTCGACCTCTCCAACGTGAAGATGGTTTTTGTGCCGCGTCATGAGAATCACCCGCTTGAACTCGGGACGAGCCGGGCCTTTCGGTGCCACTACCGGAGGAGGATGCTCACCCGCCTGGTCGTGGCGCTGGGTGGCCGGACCTCTGGGTCAAGAGGCCACTTGGCCCTTTCAGACGCCATACACCTGTCCATACAAGCGTGGTCAGAGGTGGGTCCGGAGACCATCAGGGGTGGCTTCCTGGCAGCCGGTTTTGTCCCGAATCCCGACATCTTCCCAACTCCGTCTACGGAAGTGGTCCAAGCGCTGGGATTCAAGAGCCAAGAACAATTCAAACAATTTATCTCAGTGGACGAAGGGTTGGGGTGCTCTGGGGacgaaggagggatggagggtcAAGGGCTGagagtggaagaggaggaagaagaggatgaagagaAGACGGACGAATCCGCCTTGCTGCCCTGCCCCTCGCAGGCGGAGGTCGTGGAGAGCTTGGCCAAGCTCCGGCGCTGCTTTGAGTGCCATTCGGCGTCACCGGAGATGTTCCAGGTCTTCTACAAACTTGAAGACGCGGTGCATGGGATGTTCCTGTCCCAGATGCACACGCACAGCGCCGAAGCCCCCAACCAGGACTGA